TGCCCAAACAAAATTTTTGTACAGCATAAGTGATGATTGCGGCGCTATATCATTAACTTCTGCAAGTGACTTTTTAGGAACAAATATGAGTAATAATCAACAGATCTTCAGGATAGATATAAGTAATCCAGCTTCACCTGTCTTTACTCAGGTAACTAATACTACCAGCGGTTTTCACAGATCAATTATAAGCGGCGACGGTACAAAAATAGCATTTTCTACACAGGCTGATATAACTGGCATGAATCCAGATGGTAGTGTTGAGTACTATGTGTTTGATTCAGAGAACCTAGTCTTACCAATTTCCCAGATAACCAATGATCCTGCTAATAATTCGAGCTCAAGTCAAGATCCGGTTATTAATCAAGATGGCCGTAAAGTAGCTTTTGTCTCCAGTGAAAACTTTGTTCCGCCGAACGTTGGAGCAACTGGCGTAAGGGACATATACCTTTCGATGCTTAGCTATAATCCTCCCAATCTCGTAGCTTCCAGTTTACAGCAAGTTTCTAATTTTCCATTTCAAGAGTTTAATGCACAAGATTTAGATATCTCACCTCAAGGCAATAGTATCCTTTATACCTCGCAATCCAATATAGTAGGATTAAATCCAGACCGTAATTTAGAGCTGTTTCTCTATGACATCCCCAGTAATGAGTTCTTTCAGGTTACCACTTCTAATATGCCCACGCCTACAGTCCCGACAGGTTTTCTAAACTCAGATGGCACTATGGCAATATTTAGAACAAGTAATCCAGATTTTAATCCCTTCGGTCAGAACAGTGAGCAAATCATACTTTCTGACATAAGCGATCCTAACAACCCAACCCATGCTTCCTTATCAACATTTGGTCAAGGGGAGCTCTTAGGCGGAATATCTGTAACTAACGACTTATCTCTTGTTACTTTTATCAGCGAGTCTGATGTAGCGGGTAATAATGAGGACGGCAGTCGGGAAATATTTCTTTTGCTAGCAG
The window above is part of the Thermodesulfobacteriota bacterium genome. Proteins encoded here:
- a CDS encoding IPTL-CTERM sorting domain-containing protein, whose product is MNISTVYSCCLYVLLIFAFFIFLNTSSYSQIAPGSCEIVQLTDTSENSSRPRVCGNGGGVLFQSNADILNNGHADQQDLFFADISDPFSPVFYQITNTAQTKFLYSISDDCGAISLTSASDFLGTNMSNNQQIFRIDISNPASPVFTQVTNTTSGFHRSIISGDGTKIAFSTQADITGMNPDGSVEYYVFDSENLVLPISQITNDPANNSSSSQDPVINQDGRKVAFVSSENFVPPNVGATGVRDIYLSMLSYNPPNLVASSLQQVSNFPFQEFNAQDLDISPQGNSILYTSQSNIVGLNPDRNLELFLYDIPSNEFFQVTTSNMPTPTVPTGFLNSDGTMAIFRTSNPDFNPFGQNSEQIILSDISDPNNPTHASLSTFGQGELLGGISVTNDLSLVTFISESDVAGNNEDGSREIFLLLAGTCQIISVPTLSEWGLIFIALILGISGCYAVFRNKVAS